From a single Brassica napus cultivar Da-Ae chromosome C9, Da-Ae, whole genome shotgun sequence genomic region:
- the LOC106421361 gene encoding uncharacterized protein At1g43920, Chloroplastic-like has translation MMSSGCEDSSVNTMGIRGIPEQCGCGRRTGIYTSKTKVNPGRTFFRCPTFQNDHLYKWVDEAVYEEVQDALPKVECFASDFMKIKMEIESMKTVEEDLKEDVRKASNELKKLNVIMKVGFSVVCLGVVICLVLIMFDKADGLSMNSY, from the exons ATGATGAGTTCGGGTTGTGAGGATTCGTCTGTGAATACGATGGGAATTCGTGGTATCCCGGAGCAATGCGGTTGTGGTCGAAGAACTGGGATATACACATCAAAAACGAAGGTCAATCCAGGAAGAACTTTCTTTAGATGCCCAacgtttcaaaat GATCACTTGTATAAATGGGTAGATGAAGCTGTCTACGAAGAGGTTCAAGATGCATTGCCAAAAGTTGAATGCTTTGCATcagattttatgaaaattaaaatggaGATCGAAAGCATGAAAACCGTGGAGGAAGACTTGAAAGAAGATGTCAGGAAGGCGAGCAATGAACTTAAGAAGCTGAATGTGATCATGAAAGTGGGTTTTTCGGTGGTTTGTTTAGGCGTTGTGATATGTCTTGTGTTGATCATGTTTGACAAAGCAGATGGGTTGTCTATGAATAGCTACTAA
- the LOC106369927 gene encoding glutathione S-transferase T2-like — translation MDSRDPLNPYSQSPCSSFVGFLNSQTFPYKSYGSPHHFGASDIPASSEQPPNPPVAPENPPVASRERRSWTPADDEMLISGWLNTSNDAVVGVDQNKGTFWKRVGEFYASSPHAKASGDNREHLNCKQRWHKINDYTNKFCAAYAAAERQKSSGQNDNDLLKLSKDIYFADHGKKFTLDHAWCVLSYEQKWLSLNTPKPAGNSKRKETCSQASSSSVGDPEVRPEGIKAAKAKKKNSAPLRSLSECQTVWEMKKEDLLMRKEDLLIKERLTKLAILDTLLAKKDPLTEPEEATKNKLLALI, via the coding sequence ATGGATTCAAGGGATCCATTGAATCCTTATAGTCAGTCTCCTTGTTCTAGTTTCGTCGGCTTTCTTAACAGCCAGACCTTTCCTTATAAAAGTTATGGTTCTCCTCATCACTTTGGAGCATCAGACATCCCTGCTTCTAGTGAACAGCCACCAAATCCTCCAGTTGCACCCGAAAACCCACCTGTTGCCTCTAGGGAGCGAAGGAGCTGGACTCCAGCCGATGACGAGATGTTAATAAGTGGATGGCTAAACACATCTAATGATGCTGTTGTTGGCGTTGATCAAAATAAGGGGACATTCTGGAAACGAGTTGGTGAGTTCTATGCGTCAAGTCCTCATGCTAAAGCTAGTGGTGATAATCGTGAGCATCTCAActgtaagcagaggtggcacAAGATCAATGACTACACGAACAAATTCTGTGCTGCATACGCTGCAGCTGAGAGACAGAAGAGTTCTGGTCAGAATGACAATGATCTGCTCAAGCTGTCCAAAGACATCTACTTTGCGGATCACGGGAAAAAATTCACTCTTGACCATGCTTGGTGTGTGTTGAGTTATGAGCAGAAATGGCTCAGCCTTAACACTCCTAAGCCTGCTGGGAATTCAAAGCGAAAAGAGACATGTTCTCAAGCTTCAAGCAGCTCCGTTGGTGATCCTGAGGTCCGTCCTGAAGGAATCAAGGCGGCGAAGGCTAAAAAGAAGAATTCCGCACCATTGAGGTCTCTGTCGGAGTGTCAGACCGTTtgggagatgaagaaggaggatCTCTTGATGAGGAAGGAGGATCTCTTGATCAAGGAGAGACTAACAAAGCTTGCGATTCTTGACACACTTCTAGCCAAGAAAGATCCTCTTACTGAGCCTGAAGAAGCAACTAAGAATAAGCTGCTGGCTTTGATCTAA